Proteins from a genomic interval of Sulfurimonas sp. HSL3-2:
- a CDS encoding 6-carboxytetrahydropterin synthase: MIIRKLFKFENAHIVRGCSSVKCRSSLHGHSYKVEILFESNFLDNGQMVYDFGLMKQNMKALVESFDHAITLWSGDSKEYIEDMKKHSSRWVELPVSPSAEQFSRVIFVMIDALLALTCKVNGENEVKLYSVIVHETDTGYAQCFRDDAYSKQMGYIELEDIIFSDEVKEGFGDANLFEDIKNKKSFTNPKSV; encoded by the coding sequence ATGATAATCAGAAAACTTTTTAAATTTGAAAATGCTCATATCGTGCGCGGATGCAGTTCAGTAAAATGCAGAAGTTCACTGCACGGACACTCATATAAAGTCGAGATCCTGTTTGAATCAAATTTTCTGGATAACGGACAGATGGTCTACGACTTTGGACTTATGAAGCAGAACATGAAAGCCCTTGTAGAGAGTTTCGATCATGCCATCACTCTTTGGAGCGGGGATTCTAAAGAGTATATAGAGGATATGAAAAAGCATTCAAGCAGATGGGTAGAACTTCCTGTCTCACCCTCAGCAGAGCAGTTCAGCCGTGTCATCTTTGTGATGATAGACGCACTTTTAGCTCTTACATGTAAGGTGAACGGAGAGAATGAAGTAAAACTTTACAGCGTCATCGTGCATGAGACAGACACAGGGTATGCACAGTGTTTTAGAGATGATGCCTATTCAAAACAGATGGGTTATATAGAGCTGGAAGATATCATCTTCAGTGATGAAGTAAAAGAGGGGTTTGGGGATGCAAACCTTTTTGAAGATATAAAAAACAAAAAGAGTTTTACAAATCCAAAAAGCGTTTAA
- a CDS encoding homoserine dehydrogenase has protein sequence MIKVGIIGVGTVGTSVVNILKDNQEIISARAGDEIVVKSGVVRDLSKDRGLDIILTDNADDILDDPEIDVVVELMGGVEDAFVVVKRALENGKAVVTANKALLAYHRYELQDMAGDLPFEYEASVAGGIPIINALRDGLSANHIKSIMGIMNGTCNYMLTKMINEGVAFDAILKEAQELGYAEADPTFDIGGFDAAHKLLILASIAYGIDAKPEDILIEGIQNVTQDDIAFAKEFGYSVKLLGIAKRVKNEVELRVHVALIDNSEMIAKIDGVMNGISVVGDKVGETLYYGPGAGGDATASAVIANIIDIARSGKSKPMLGFDKPLEKGLKLKPIDDIESKYYLRINVSDKAGVLSKITTIFATNNISIETILQRPSKDGSANLLISTHIAVEKDIQNMIKSIEELDFVNSKPVMIRIV, from the coding sequence GTGATAAAAGTAGGGATTATTGGTGTCGGGACAGTCGGGACATCAGTAGTAAATATCTTAAAAGATAACCAAGAGATCATCTCGGCACGTGCCGGCGATGAGATAGTCGTTAAAAGCGGAGTCGTAAGAGATCTTTCTAAAGACAGAGGTCTTGATATCATTCTGACAGACAACGCCGACGATATTTTAGATGATCCGGAGATAGACGTCGTCGTAGAATTGATGGGCGGCGTTGAAGACGCATTTGTAGTCGTAAAACGTGCACTTGAAAACGGTAAAGCCGTCGTCACTGCAAACAAAGCACTTCTTGCATACCACCGCTATGAGCTTCAAGATATGGCTGGTGATCTGCCGTTTGAGTACGAGGCGAGCGTCGCAGGGGGCATCCCTATCATCAACGCTCTTCGTGACGGACTTTCAGCAAACCATATCAAATCTATCATGGGTATCATGAACGGTACATGTAACTATATGCTTACAAAGATGATAAACGAAGGTGTGGCATTTGATGCAATCCTTAAAGAAGCTCAGGAGTTAGGTTATGCAGAGGCTGATCCTACTTTTGATATCGGGGGATTTGATGCGGCTCACAAACTTCTTATTCTTGCTAGTATCGCTTACGGGATCGATGCAAAACCTGAAGATATCCTTATCGAAGGGATCCAAAACGTCACTCAAGACGATATCGCATTTGCCAAAGAGTTCGGTTACAGCGTAAAACTGCTCGGTATCGCAAAACGTGTGAAAAACGAAGTCGAGCTTCGCGTTCATGTAGCACTCATTGACAATAGCGAGATGATAGCTAAGATAGACGGTGTTATGAACGGTATCAGTGTCGTAGGCGATAAAGTTGGCGAAACACTTTACTACGGACCGGGTGCCGGCGGCGATGCTACTGCAAGTGCGGTCATCGCAAACATCATTGACATCGCAAGAAGCGGAAAAAGCAAGCCGATGCTTGGATTCGACAAGCCTTTAGAAAAAGGACTCAAGTTAAAGCCGATCGATGATATCGAGTCTAAATACTATCTTCGTATCAATGTTTCGGACAAAGCAGGCGTTCTTTCTAAGATAACTACGATCTTCGCTACGAACAATATATCGATAGAGACAATCCTGCAACGCCCTTCAAAAGACGGCAGTGCAAACCTTCTTATCTCTACACATATAGCGGTTGAAAAAGATATACAAAATATGATAAAAAGCATAGAAGAGCTGGATTTTGTAAACTCTAAACCGGTTATGATCCGTATCGTCTAA
- a CDS encoding 16S rRNA (uracil(1498)-N(3))-methyltransferase translates to MDLIYVVDNDAGRESLSIKGELYKYLVKVRRHKEGDKLTFRSNENLAVAYTYIVESIDPRALHVRLLESAEQKVESSQVLHVGWCVIDTKSVEKVLPMLNELGVKKISFIYCDRSQKNFKPDFNRFGRILESSSSQCGRTDVMEFETLKNIDEFMKKYPNSAVFDFCDTVLSGDEKFETILIGSEGGFSQSEKVLLSKQKVYRLDTPMVLRSETAVVAVASKMLL, encoded by the coding sequence GTGGATTTGATATACGTCGTCGACAATGATGCAGGACGAGAAAGTCTAAGTATCAAAGGTGAACTTTACAAATACCTTGTAAAAGTCAGGCGCCACAAAGAGGGCGACAAACTGACATTTCGTTCAAACGAAAACCTCGCCGTCGCATACACTTATATCGTAGAATCGATCGATCCAAGAGCCTTACATGTAAGACTTCTTGAGTCGGCTGAACAAAAAGTAGAATCCTCACAGGTCTTACATGTAGGCTGGTGTGTCATCGATACCAAGTCGGTTGAAAAAGTTCTGCCGATGCTGAATGAACTCGGTGTAAAAAAGATAAGCTTTATCTACTGTGACAGATCCCAAAAGAACTTCAAACCAGACTTCAACCGTTTCGGACGCATCTTGGAGAGCTCCTCTTCACAGTGCGGAAGAACGGACGTGATGGAGTTTGAGACGCTCAAAAACATCGATGAGTTCATGAAAAAATACCCTAACAGCGCGGTCTTTGATTTTTGTGACACTGTTTTAAGCGGCGATGAGAAGTTCGAGACGATCCTCATCGGAAGTGAAGGCGGGTTCTCTCAAAGTGAAAAAGTGCTTCTGTCAAAACAAAAAGTCTACAGGCTTGATACGCCTATGGTCCTGCGCTCTGAGACGGCTGTCGTTGCGGTGGCCTCTAAGATGTTATTGTAA
- the rlmB gene encoding 23S rRNA (guanosine(2251)-2'-O)-methyltransferase RlmB, whose protein sequence is MLIYGKQPVYYILHNHPKLVSKLYLAKDIDKKEYSKLMKFDFEVKRIPSDAADKMCKSSNHQGFLAEIEEFEYTPLKSFLDKDFVVVLASITDVGNIGAIVRSAYAFGVEGIIATGVKQLSMEPIMRSSTGALADMPFGLVPNLYDVINDLKTSGFTIYGAVMDGEDIRDVKPALKRAIILGSESVGIPPKAVGRLDKKVSIKMENGFDSLNVSVAGAILMDRMRL, encoded by the coding sequence ATGTTAATTTATGGAAAACAGCCGGTATATTATATACTGCATAATCATCCCAAACTTGTCAGTAAACTGTACCTTGCAAAAGATATTGATAAAAAAGAGTACTCAAAATTGATGAAGTTCGATTTTGAAGTCAAACGCATTCCCTCAGATGCCGCTGACAAGATGTGTAAGAGTTCAAACCATCAAGGCTTTTTGGCTGAGATAGAAGAGTTTGAATATACGCCTCTTAAATCTTTTTTAGATAAAGACTTTGTGGTTGTTTTAGCTTCTATTACCGATGTCGGTAACATTGGAGCGATTGTAAGAAGCGCGTATGCCTTTGGGGTCGAAGGTATTATAGCTACAGGTGTTAAACAGTTGAGCATGGAACCGATCATGAGAAGTTCTACGGGTGCTTTAGCTGATATGCCTTTTGGTCTTGTACCGAATCTGTATGATGTTATCAACGATCTGAAGACGTCAGGTTTTACGATCTACGGTGCAGTTATGGACGGGGAAGATATACGTGATGTCAAGCCTGCGCTAAAGCGTGCGATCATACTTGGAAGCGAATCTGTAGGGATTCCGCCAAAAGCGGTCGGCAGACTGGATAAAAAAGTTTCCATAAAGATGGAAAATGGATTTGATTCTTTAAATGTTAGTGTTGCGGGAGCTATTTTGATGGATAGGATGCGTTTATGA
- the rpmE gene encoding 50S ribosomal protein L31, with protein sequence MKKDIHPVLVDCTVTCSCGNTFTTKSQKNEMAIDICNECHPFFTGSERMVDTAGRIDKFKKRYNMD encoded by the coding sequence ATGAAAAAAGATATCCACCCAGTACTAGTTGATTGTACAGTAACATGTTCATGTGGTAACACATTTACAACAAAAAGCCAAAAAAACGAGATGGCTATAGATATCTGTAATGAATGTCACCCATTCTTCACAGGTTCTGAGCGTATGGTCGATACTGCTGGACGTATTGATAAATTCAAAAAACGTTACAATATGGACTAA
- a CDS encoding 7-carboxy-7-deazaguanine synthase QueE produces MLHLVEHFYSIQGEGRYTGVPSLFFRFGGCNMRCEGFGCVQTSHEGVDVLGCDTVYAVNKEHFSSKWIPISKAEQLMHVMDLYELPDNVDVVLTGGEPLLNYDDKVFVEFITYLVENGYRVTFETNATINIDFLKYPVYKECVYALSVKLSNSAESFSKRIKPDVIFSYAQNAKEAFFKFSIDEESIDLGLDDEIDEIISYAPFLQVYCMPLGGSKREIEKNSEPLIEFCKTKGYTYSDRLHIRIWDQNHGV; encoded by the coding sequence ATGTTACATTTAGTAGAACATTTTTACTCCATTCAAGGTGAGGGGCGCTATACCGGTGTGCCCTCGCTATTTTTCCGCTTTGGCGGATGTAACATGCGCTGTGAGGGTTTTGGATGTGTCCAGACCTCGCATGAGGGAGTGGATGTACTAGGATGTGACACGGTCTATGCAGTAAATAAAGAGCACTTTTCCTCAAAATGGATACCGATATCTAAAGCTGAGCAGCTCATGCATGTCATGGATCTCTATGAACTTCCCGACAACGTAGACGTAGTCTTAACGGGAGGAGAGCCTCTTTTAAACTATGATGACAAGGTGTTTGTCGAGTTTATTACCTACTTGGTGGAAAACGGCTACCGCGTGACATTTGAGACGAATGCGACGATAAATATCGATTTTCTCAAATATCCGGTTTATAAAGAGTGCGTCTATGCACTCTCGGTCAAGCTTTCTAACTCGGCTGAAAGTTTTTCAAAACGTATAAAACCTGATGTGATATTTTCCTATGCACAAAATGCAAAAGAGGCGTTTTTCAAGTTCTCCATAGATGAAGAGTCGATAGACTTGGGACTTGATGATGAGATAGACGAGATCATCTCTTATGCACCGTTTTTACAGGTGTACTGCATGCCTCTTGGCGGAAGCAAAAGAGAGATAGAGAAAAACTCGGAACCGCTTATAGAGTTTTGTAAGACAAAAGGTTATACTTACTCAGATAGATTGCATATCCGTATCTGGGACCAAAATCATGGAGTGTAA
- the glp gene encoding gephyrin-like molybdotransferase Glp, whose amino-acid sequence MAVSVEEALRLIYENVKQKTTKILPIESALNHVIAYDIIATHNLPEFDNSAMDGYAVKCDATGKTIEVLHTILAGDKEELLLNDGAAYKIMTGAKVPAGSEAIVPIEDVQVDGANVTFTKEIKHGAHIRIAGEDIEIGDTIIDKDTYLCAHHITLLASQGISHVCVYNKPRIALFASGSELKMHYEQLDAHQLYNTNTPTFAARAKELGCDVEFIGTAKDSLDEIQTMITKALDYDLIITSGGVSVGDADFTKEAFAAFNFQPIFEKVEIKPGKPTTFGKINGSYVLNLPGNPLAATLNFELFAKAAILAMSGNEAKYINFIETKIKNDLRLRPGKRTLIPGYFDGSSFTPNEKFAPGMVSPMAHANGFIMIDESVSELSAGASVKFISTRFDFTCKEQKDLVTR is encoded by the coding sequence ATGGCTGTATCAGTTGAAGAAGCACTGAGACTTATCTACGAAAATGTCAAGCAAAAAACTACGAAGATATTACCTATAGAATCGGCTTTAAACCATGTTATCGCGTATGACATAATCGCAACTCACAATCTTCCCGAGTTCGATAACTCGGCAATGGACGGCTACGCAGTAAAGTGCGATGCAACAGGCAAGACGATAGAGGTACTTCATACAATACTTGCAGGAGATAAAGAGGAGCTTTTACTAAACGACGGTGCGGCATATAAGATAATGACCGGTGCGAAAGTCCCAGCAGGATCTGAAGCGATAGTCCCTATCGAAGACGTACAGGTAGACGGTGCCAATGTCACATTTACAAAAGAGATAAAACACGGTGCACATATAAGAATAGCTGGAGAGGATATTGAGATAGGAGACACTATCATCGATAAAGACACCTATCTCTGTGCACACCACATCACACTTCTTGCATCTCAGGGGATCTCTCATGTATGTGTCTATAACAAGCCCCGCATCGCTCTTTTTGCTTCTGGAAGCGAGCTGAAGATGCACTATGAACAACTTGATGCGCATCAGCTCTATAACACCAACACACCGACTTTTGCGGCACGCGCAAAAGAGCTTGGCTGTGATGTAGAGTTCATAGGAACGGCAAAAGACTCTTTAGACGAGATACAGACGATGATAACAAAAGCGCTTGATTATGACCTTATCATCACATCAGGCGGAGTGAGTGTAGGCGATGCGGATTTTACGAAAGAGGCGTTTGCAGCTTTTAACTTTCAGCCTATATTTGAAAAAGTGGAGATCAAACCGGGCAAACCCACGACCTTTGGAAAGATAAACGGCAGTTACGTCTTAAATCTTCCGGGTAATCCTCTTGCGGCGACACTGAACTTCGAGCTTTTCGCAAAAGCTGCCATCTTGGCAATGAGCGGAAATGAAGCAAAATACATCAACTTCATCGAGACAAAGATAAAAAATGATCTTAGATTACGCCCGGGAAAAAGAACTCTGATCCCGGGATATTTTGACGGTTCATCATTCACACCCAATGAGAAGTTCGCGCCGGGAATGGTCTCGCCGATGGCACATGCAAACGGGTTTATTATGATAGATGAGAGTGTAAGTGAACTAAGTGCAGGTGCAAGCGTAAAGTTCATCTCTACAAGATTTGACTTTACATGTAAAGAGCAGAAAGACCTTGTGACGCGTTAA
- the rsmI gene encoding 16S rRNA (cytidine(1402)-2'-O)-methyltransferase — protein MLTLVPTPIGNIGDITLRAMQALGEADTLLCEDTRITKKLIQILKERYNLTCKENQNFISLHSHNEHHFVQNLSPDFFEKNVVYASDAGMPGISDPGAMLVRYCIENGVEYDVLPGANAVLTSYVASGFNETSFLFFGFLPHKGGDRDKALQKALYNGYTTILYESPHRLEKLLKELDKEVPGREIFLAKELTKKFQRYINGTAGEILKRLEGNFKGEWVVIIQAGEAINSNISQNDILELDIPIKTASKLIAKITGENPKSCYKRLLEL, from the coding sequence TTGCTTACTCTAGTTCCAACACCTATTGGAAACATCGGCGATATAACACTGAGAGCTATGCAAGCTCTTGGTGAAGCTGACACCCTTCTTTGCGAAGACACCCGCATTACAAAAAAACTTATCCAAATACTCAAAGAGCGTTACAACCTTACATGTAAAGAAAACCAAAATTTCATTTCGCTTCATTCACACAATGAACACCATTTTGTTCAAAACCTGTCACCTGATTTTTTTGAAAAGAATGTTGTTTATGCTAGCGATGCAGGGATGCCTGGCATCAGTGATCCGGGTGCGATGCTGGTTCGTTACTGTATTGAAAACGGTGTCGAGTATGACGTGCTTCCCGGTGCAAATGCAGTCCTTACCTCGTATGTGGCAAGCGGGTTTAACGAGACATCATTTCTGTTTTTCGGTTTCTTGCCGCACAAAGGCGGAGACCGTGATAAAGCACTGCAAAAAGCACTCTACAACGGTTACACGACTATTCTTTATGAGTCTCCTCACAGGCTTGAAAAGCTTCTAAAAGAGCTTGATAAAGAGGTTCCGGGCAGAGAGATATTTTTGGCAAAAGAGCTTACTAAAAAGTTTCAAAGATATATTAACGGTACTGCAGGCGAGATCCTAAAAAGACTCGAAGGCAACTTTAAAGGCGAATGGGTCGTGATCATCCAAGCGGGTGAAGCGATAAACTCAAATATAAGCCAAAACGATATACTCGAACTTGATATCCCGATCAAGACGGCGTCAAAACTTATTGCTAAAATAACGGGTGAAAATCCAAAAAGCTGTTACAAAAGACTTCTCGAACTGTAG
- a CDS encoding cytochrome bc complex cytochrome b subunit, whose amino-acid sequence MAHFTKATSVHDWLNQRLGIDTVRRVMATEYWIPKNINFLWAMGMVLAITFALLLVSGIFLLMYYQPNINTAFDSVNYTIMREVEFGWLWRHIHGVAASVVFLVIYIHMFTGIYYGSYKKGREMIWISGMLLFVTFSAEAFSGYMLPWGQMSYWAGMVITNIFSLGGLHANGLVEWIRGDYVPAQAFLDRFFMLHVLLLPLAIIGVIGLHFGALRIPHVNNQDGEEIDFEAEAKKYKSGDKAGSKVIAFANDFMSKDMFVVSIYLIFFFYLVFYHYDFAMDPVNFDPADGLKTPTHIYPEWYFLWSYEILRPFSTNVGLLAFGFAQVIYMLLPFLDRSPNTVPANRRGLFAIWFWALLIDMIILTAMGKVPPIEPYGTVGFYAALVFIGLWIVLPIITKFEKKA is encoded by the coding sequence ATGGCACATTTTACAAAAGCAACTAGTGTTCATGACTGGCTAAATCAACGCCTAGGCATTGATACTGTTCGTCGTGTTATGGCAACTGAGTATTGGATTCCAAAAAATATTAACTTTTTATGGGCTATGGGGATGGTTTTAGCTATCACATTCGCTCTTTTATTAGTATCGGGTATCTTTTTATTGATGTATTATCAACCAAACATTAATACTGCATTTGACAGTGTTAACTACACTATTATGCGTGAAGTCGAGTTTGGATGGTTATGGAGACATATTCACGGGGTAGCGGCATCAGTCGTTTTCTTAGTAATCTATATCCACATGTTCACAGGTATCTACTACGGTTCTTATAAAAAAGGTCGTGAGATGATCTGGATATCAGGTATGTTGTTATTCGTGACTTTCTCTGCTGAGGCGTTTTCTGGTTATATGCTTCCATGGGGACAAATGAGTTACTGGGCAGGTATGGTTATTACTAACATCTTCAGTCTTGGTGGATTACATGCAAATGGTCTAGTCGAATGGATCCGTGGTGACTACGTTCCTGCACAAGCGTTCCTTGACCGTTTCTTCATGTTACACGTACTTCTTCTTCCTTTAGCGATTATCGGAGTTATCGGTTTACACTTCGGTGCACTTCGTATTCCTCACGTTAACAACCAAGACGGTGAAGAGATCGATTTTGAAGCGGAAGCTAAAAAATATAAAAGCGGAGACAAAGCAGGTTCTAAAGTTATTGCATTTGCTAACGACTTTATGAGTAAAGATATGTTCGTCGTATCTATCTACCTGATCTTCTTCTTTTACTTAGTGTTCTATCACTATGATTTTGCGATGGATCCGGTTAACTTTGACCCTGCAGACGGCCTGAAAACTCCGACTCACATCTATCCTGAGTGGTATTTCCTATGGTCTTATGAGATCTTACGTCCGTTTTCTACAAATGTCGGTCTACTAGCATTCGGTTTTGCACAGGTTATCTATATGTTGCTACCGTTCTTAGACAGAAGTCCAAACACTGTTCCTGCTAACCGTCGTGGATTGTTTGCTATCTGGTTCTGGGCATTGCTCATTGATATGATCATACTTACTGCAATGGGTAAAGTACCACCGATCGAGCCGTACGGAACTGTAGGTTTCTATGCAGCGTTAGTGTTTATAGGACTATGGATTGTTCTTCCTATCATCACTAAATTTGAGAAAAAAGCGTAA
- the moaA gene encoding GTP 3',8-cyclase MoaA has protein sequence MLIDSYDRVVDYIRVSVTERCNFRCQYCMPEKPFSWVPKENILSFEDLFEFLKIAMDEGVKKIRITGGEPLLREDLDKFIKMIYDYKSDIDLAMTTNGYLLKGVAQKLKDAGLKRLNISIDSLKPEVAQQIAGKDVLANVLEGVEEALKVGLKVKINMVPMKGVNADEIVDVLEFCKERGMTIRFIEYMENSHASIDIKGMKSAELLSHLREHYNFIDEGFDGNSPSHYFKMDDGYEFGLIEPYEDDFCKKCNRIRLTAEGYLIPCLYFDEAMSIKESIQRGDIKGAALVLKEVVRTKPEKNRWSEASDEVSTRAFYETGG, from the coding sequence TTGTTAATTGATAGTTATGATAGAGTAGTCGACTATATTCGTGTCTCGGTAACCGAGAGATGTAATTTCAGATGTCAATACTGTATGCCGGAAAAACCTTTTTCATGGGTTCCAAAAGAGAATATTCTTTCCTTTGAAGATCTATTTGAATTTCTAAAGATTGCGATGGACGAGGGTGTCAAAAAGATCCGTATCACGGGTGGAGAACCTCTTCTTCGTGAAGATCTGGATAAGTTCATTAAGATGATATACGACTATAAGAGCGATATCGATCTTGCGATGACCACAAACGGATATCTTCTAAAAGGCGTTGCACAAAAACTAAAAGATGCAGGGCTGAAACGTTTAAATATATCGATCGATTCTCTAAAACCGGAAGTCGCTCAGCAGATAGCAGGCAAGGATGTCCTTGCAAATGTCTTAGAAGGTGTAGAAGAAGCACTGAAAGTAGGGCTTAAAGTAAAGATCAACATGGTTCCTATGAAGGGTGTGAACGCCGATGAGATCGTCGACGTGCTCGAGTTTTGTAAAGAGCGCGGTATGACGATCCGTTTTATCGAGTATATGGAAAACTCTCACGCATCGATAGATATCAAAGGGATGAAAAGTGCAGAGCTGCTTTCTCATTTAAGAGAACATTACAACTTTATAGACGAGGGGTTTGACGGTAACTCTCCTTCACACTACTTTAAGATGGATGACGGGTATGAGTTCGGTCTTATCGAACCGTACGAAGATGATTTTTGTAAAAAGTGTAACCGTATCCGCTTGACTGCTGAGGGTTATCTGATCCCGTGTCTTTATTTTGATGAGGCTATGAGCATAAAAGAGTCTATCCAGCGCGGAGATATTAAAGGTGCGGCGTTAGTCTTAAAAGAGGTCGTACGTACGAAACCTGAAAAGAACCGTTGGAGCGAGGCAAGCGACGAGGTCTCTACCCGTGCATTTTATGAGACTGGTGGCTGA
- a CDS encoding c-type cytochrome: MKELFILAVVTAFTLVTYYLVEPFAHSKMHKHIESEKFVYADLPALTKTGDATRGKDLVMGAGACTGCHSIKVASIPAPMDPVTTAQSYGVNTPDLSNVGAIYEPKFLAALIKNPTHALILEHKFNDNSGKTFPMSQFYGAGGDIDQEVADMVAYLQSIAVKKEELTPKMAFETACGRCHAMRYENWTQIGEKPAFKYKKDELAFDIQVIDYQDALTKYMGKLPPDLSMYIRSRGEHYLSTFIEDPQNALPGTAMPRVGVTAEAAEKVIEHLADSGDTKRVEREEVGKNVMFFMIVFAIFAYLWKRSVWRDLH, encoded by the coding sequence ATGAAAGAATTATTTATATTAGCGGTTGTTACTGCTTTTACGCTTGTCACATATTACCTTGTAGAGCCTTTCGCACATTCAAAGATGCATAAGCACATTGAAAGTGAAAAGTTTGTTTATGCAGATCTTCCTGCACTTACAAAAACAGGTGATGCTACTCGCGGTAAAGACTTAGTCATGGGTGCCGGTGCTTGTACTGGTTGTCACTCGATCAAAGTCGCAAGTATTCCTGCTCCTATGGACCCTGTTACTACTGCACAAAGCTATGGAGTAAACACTCCGGATCTTAGTAATGTAGGTGCGATCTATGAACCGAAGTTCTTAGCGGCACTTATTAAAAATCCTACTCATGCACTGATTTTAGAGCATAAGTTCAATGACAACAGTGGAAAAACATTCCCGATGTCACAGTTTTACGGTGCAGGCGGAGATATAGACCAAGAAGTGGCTGATATGGTCGCTTACCTTCAGTCTATTGCCGTGAAAAAAGAGGAGCTTACTCCTAAAATGGCATTTGAGACTGCTTGTGGCCGTTGTCATGCTATGAGATATGAGAACTGGACACAGATCGGTGAAAAACCTGCGTTCAAATACAAAAAAGATGAGTTAGCGTTTGATATTCAAGTTATCGATTATCAAGATGCATTGACAAAATATATGGGTAAACTTCCTCCGGATCTATCTATGTATATCCGTTCTCGCGGTGAGCACTACCTAAGTACGTTTATTGAGGATCCTCAAAATGCACTTCCAGGTACTGCTATGCCACGTGTCGGTGTTACTGCAGAAGCAGCTGAAAAAGTTATCGAACACTTAGCTGACAGCGGTGATACTAAACGTGTCGAGCGTGAAGAAGTAGGTAAAAACGTAATGTTCTTCATGATAGTGTTTGCAATTTTTGCTTACCTTTGGAAACGTTCAGTGTGGAGAGACTTACACTAA
- a CDS encoding LL-diaminopimelate aminotransferase, with amino-acid sequence MFDEIKFDRMERLPKYVFAEVNELKMKERRAGADVIDFSMGNPDGDTPLHIREKLVESAKKTKTHGYSTSKGIPKLLQAIADWYKRRYGVDLDPQTECVATMGSKEGYAHLAYAITNPGDVAVVPDPTYPIHSYAFILAGGNVVKFGLAFDEDYKVDEDKFFEDLERVFKENSPRPKFVLVNFPHNPTTATVTQEFYVRLVEMAKRERFYVISDIAYGDITFGGYVTPSIMSVPGAKDVAVESFTLSKSYNMAGWRVGFFVGNKKLIGALQKIKSWLDYGMFTPIQVAATIALNGDQQCVKDITDKYDHRQDVLLDAFNKAGWPMRRNQASMFVWAKIPECAAHLGSLEFSKKLLREAHVAVAPGIGFGEYGEGYVRIALIENDKRIRQAAKNIKVFLKQFEESKDK; translated from the coding sequence ATGTTTGATGAAATAAAATTTGATAGAATGGAAAGACTTCCGAAGTATGTCTTCGCAGAGGTCAATGAACTTAAGATGAAAGAGCGTCGTGCAGGTGCGGACGTTATCGATTTTAGTATGGGTAACCCTGACGGGGACACTCCTCTACACATTAGAGAAAAACTTGTTGAATCTGCCAAAAAGACAAAAACTCACGGATACTCTACATCAAAAGGTATCCCTAAACTTCTTCAAGCGATAGCTGACTGGTATAAACGCCGTTACGGGGTCGATCTTGACCCTCAAACTGAGTGTGTCGCTACAATGGGAAGTAAAGAGGGATATGCTCACCTGGCGTATGCTATTACGAACCCGGGTGATGTAGCAGTCGTACCGGATCCGACATATCCTATCCACTCGTATGCTTTTATATTGGCGGGCGGAAATGTCGTCAAGTTCGGCTTAGCGTTCGATGAAGATTATAAAGTCGATGAAGATAAGTTTTTTGAAGACTTAGAGCGTGTGTTTAAAGAGAACTCTCCAAGACCAAAATTCGTTCTTGTAAACTTCCCTCACAATCCTACTACAGCGACTGTGACTCAGGAGTTTTACGTAAGACTGGTAGAGATGGCAAAGAGAGAGAGATTTTACGTGATCTCTGACATCGCTTACGGTGATATCACTTTCGGCGGTTATGTGACACCGTCTATTATGAGTGTTCCGGGTGCAAAAGATGTGGCTGTCGAGTCATTTACACTCTCTAAAAGCTATAACATGGCAGGATGGCGCGTAGGGTTCTTCGTAGGAAACAAAAAACTTATCGGTGCACTTCAAAAGATAAAATCTTGGCTTGACTACGGTATGTTCACACCTATCCAAGTCGCTGCGACTATCGCATTAAACGGTGACCAGCAGTGTGTAAAAGATATCACTGATAAATATGACCATCGTCAAGATGTACTGCTTGATGCGTTCAATAAAGCAGGCTGGCCGATGAGAAGAAATCAGGCGAGTATGTTCGTCTGGGCAAAGATACCTGAGTGTGCAGCACATCTCGGTTCTTTGGAGTTCTCGAAAAAACTGCTTCGTGAAGCTCATGTCGCAGTTGCTCCGGGGATCGGATTCGGCGAGTATGGTGAAGGGTATGTACGTATCGCGTTAATAGAAAACGATAAGCGTATCCGTCAAGCCGCAAAAAATATCAAGGTGTTTTTAAAACAGTTTGAAGAATCTAAGGATAAATAG